From Pseudomonas vanderleydeniana, the proteins below share one genomic window:
- a CDS encoding RNA polymerase sigma factor, which yields MSRPKPDPLSAEAFRGFYADILHFLRKRTNNASDAADMTQDVFTQWLDYDQQAKVEQPRAFLFQMARNLLRDHWRKQKVRQAVHSEQVDPEQEPVADERNDPLAAAQRLQRLEQLKEVLAELSPRRREALMLARFEGLSQARIAERMGISVSMVEKHIAFALLHCKQRLEQDPGKEQPE from the coding sequence ATGTCTCGTCCAAAGCCCGACCCGCTGTCGGCTGAAGCCTTTCGCGGGTTCTATGCGGACATCCTGCACTTCCTGCGCAAACGCACGAACAACGCCAGCGACGCGGCGGACATGACCCAGGACGTCTTCACTCAATGGCTGGACTACGACCAGCAGGCCAAGGTCGAGCAACCGCGGGCCTTCCTGTTCCAGATGGCACGCAATCTGCTGCGTGATCACTGGCGCAAGCAGAAGGTCCGTCAGGCGGTGCACAGCGAACAGGTCGATCCGGAACAGGAACCCGTGGCCGACGAGCGCAACGACCCACTGGCGGCCGCGCAGCGCCTGCAACGGCTCGAACAATTGAAAGAGGTGCTCGCCGAACTCTCGCCTCGGCGTCGAGAAGCCCTTATGCTTGCCCGTTTCGAGGGCTTGAGTCAGGCCCGGATCGCTGAACGCATGGGGATTTCCGTCAGCATGGTGGAAAAACATATCGCCTTTGCCTTGTTGCACTGCAAGCAGCGTCTGGAACAGGACCCTGGCAAGGAGCAGCCGGAATGA
- a CDS encoding rhodanese-related sulfurtransferase, producing the protein MTEIRTRRYQDIRQALLARQELALLDVREEAPFAESHPLFAANIPLSKLELEAYARIPRRDTPVTVYDNGEGLAQRAATVLQGLGYHDVALLEGGLAGWQAAGGELFQDVNVPSKSFGELVEAERHTPSLAAEEVQALLDAQADLVILDARRFDEYQTMSIPSGISVPGAELVLRVRELAPDPHTRVIVNCAGRTRSIIGTQSLVNAGIPNPVAALRNGTIGWTLAGQALEHGQARRFAEVGPDNRQAAQKAARAVADRADVGRTSLAELHQWQAESARTTYLFDVRTPEEFEAGHLPGARSTPGGQLVQETDHFASVRGARLVLVDDDGVRANMSASWLAQMGWQVKVLDGLAASDFSEQGAWQAPLPARPQAQAVDATTLAGWLQEPGTQVLDFTASANHVQRHIPGAWWTLRSQLAEALAIVPPAQRYVLTCGSSLLANFAIPEVQALTGKPVWLLAGGTAAWIAAGLPVEAGEQRLASPRIDRYRRPYEGTDNPREAMQGYLDWEYGLVAQLGRDGTHGFFVI; encoded by the coding sequence ATGACCGAGATCCGTACCCGCCGCTACCAGGACATTCGTCAGGCCCTGCTGGCCCGCCAGGAACTGGCGCTGCTCGACGTACGCGAAGAGGCACCGTTCGCCGAATCCCACCCGCTGTTCGCCGCCAACATCCCGCTGTCGAAACTGGAGCTGGAGGCCTATGCGCGGATTCCGCGCCGGGATACGCCGGTGACCGTCTACGACAATGGCGAGGGCCTGGCGCAACGGGCGGCTACAGTGCTGCAGGGCCTGGGCTACCACGACGTGGCCCTGCTCGAAGGTGGGCTGGCCGGCTGGCAGGCGGCCGGTGGCGAACTGTTCCAGGACGTCAACGTGCCCAGCAAGTCCTTCGGCGAACTGGTGGAGGCCGAACGCCACACGCCATCGCTGGCCGCCGAGGAGGTCCAGGCGCTGCTGGATGCCCAAGCCGACCTGGTGATACTCGACGCCCGGCGCTTCGACGAATACCAGACCATGAGCATCCCCAGTGGCATCAGCGTCCCCGGGGCCGAGCTGGTACTGCGGGTGCGCGAACTGGCGCCCGACCCGCACACCCGGGTCATCGTCAACTGTGCCGGGCGGACCCGCAGCATCATCGGCACCCAGTCGCTGGTCAACGCCGGTATCCCCAACCCGGTGGCGGCGCTGCGCAACGGCACTATCGGCTGGACCCTGGCCGGACAGGCGCTGGAACATGGCCAGGCGCGACGCTTTGCCGAGGTCGGCCCAGACAATCGGCAGGCCGCACAAAAGGCCGCCCGGGCGGTGGCCGACCGGGCCGACGTGGGCCGCACCAGCCTGGCCGAGCTGCACCAATGGCAAGCCGAAAGCGCTCGCACCACCTACCTGTTCGACGTGCGTACCCCGGAGGAATTCGAGGCTGGTCACCTGCCCGGCGCCCGCTCCACACCCGGCGGCCAGCTGGTGCAGGAGACCGATCATTTCGCCAGCGTCCGCGGCGCCCGCCTGGTACTGGTGGACGATGACGGTGTGCGGGCGAACATGAGCGCGTCATGGCTGGCGCAGATGGGCTGGCAGGTGAAAGTGCTGGACGGCCTGGCCGCGAGCGACTTCAGCGAACAGGGCGCCTGGCAGGCGCCATTGCCCGCCAGGCCGCAAGCCCAGGCCGTGGATGCCACGACCCTGGCCGGCTGGCTGCAGGAACCGGGAACCCAGGTGCTGGACTTCACCGCCAGCGCCAACCATGTGCAACGGCATATTCCCGGCGCCTGGTGGACGTTGCGCAGCCAACTCGCCGAGGCGCTGGCGATTGTTCCTCCGGCTCAACGTTATGTACTGACCTGCGGCAGCAGCCTGCTGGCCAACTTCGCCATCCCCGAAGTCCAGGCCCTGACCGGCAAACCGGTCTGGCTGCTCGCCGGAGGCACGGCCGCCTGGATTGCCGCCGGGTTGCCGGTGGAGGCCGGGGAACAACGCCTGGCCTCGCCGCGTATCGATCGCTACCGCCGTCCCTACGAGGGCACCGACAATCCGCGCGAAGCCATGCAGGGCTACCTGGACTGGGAATATGGCCTGGTGGCCCAGCTGGGCCGGGACGGTACCCATGGTTTCTTCGTGATCTGA
- a CDS encoding cysteine dioxygenase, which yields MPQPAHRLTPTSPTPNLGRLRHFIDQLAALLAAEPGEEQVLEDGSRLLQQLVAHDDWLPDDFAQPDPQRYQQFLLHADSRQQFSIVSFVWGPGQSTPIHDHRVWGLIGMLRGAEYSQGFARQADGSLRETGDAIRLEPGQVEAVSPRVGDIHRVSNAFADRVSISIHVYGGNIGAVKRAVYHQDGSEKPFISGYSNSLLPNLWDLSKEPLQ from the coding sequence ATGCCTCAACCAGCCCATCGCCTCACCCCCACCTCACCGACGCCGAACCTCGGGCGACTGCGCCATTTCATCGACCAGCTGGCAGCCCTGCTGGCGGCGGAGCCCGGTGAGGAACAGGTGCTCGAAGACGGCAGCCGCCTGCTGCAACAGTTGGTCGCCCATGACGACTGGCTGCCCGACGACTTCGCTCAACCCGACCCACAGCGCTACCAGCAATTCCTTCTGCATGCCGATTCGCGCCAGCAGTTTTCCATCGTCAGTTTTGTCTGGGGGCCGGGCCAGAGCACACCGATCCATGATCACCGGGTCTGGGGGCTGATCGGCATGCTGCGCGGTGCCGAATACTCCCAGGGGTTCGCTCGACAGGCTGATGGCAGCCTGCGCGAGACCGGCGACGCGATCCGCCTCGAACCGGGCCAGGTCGAGGCGGTCTCGCCGCGCGTTGGCGATATCCACCGGGTGTCCAATGCATTCGCCGACCGGGTGTCGATCAGCATCCACGTCTATGGCGGCAACATCGGGGCGGTGAAACGCGCGGTGTACCACCAGGACGGCAGTGAAAAACCGTTCATCTCCGGCTACTCCAACAGCCTGCTACCTAACCTCTGGGACCTGTCGAAGGAGCCCCTGCAATGA
- a CDS encoding LysR family transcriptional regulator, with protein MKIDDINAFVAVIRCQTISQAADSLQLTQPAITRRVQNFEEALGVELLDRNTKPLKPTSMGLRVYGQCLEVLRALDGLSELVANDGAPSGALRIGVPQTIGDVVLLDALSQLKTLYPQLQTSVATGWGSHLLGKIENGELDVVAALFPAGKVFPDGVVGRSLGSMNLVVVAAKGEVTRRSCKLADLYQRGWVLNPDGCGFRAGLQRALSAQGLSLQINLETFGTELQLGLIANGLGYGLVPAPLLENSSHRDRLEIVPVSDFKPVIDLWLIHPRFLGNLQEPVSTFGEMVAQRVGKS; from the coding sequence ATGAAGATAGATGATATCAATGCATTCGTGGCGGTGATCCGTTGCCAGACCATCAGCCAGGCCGCCGATTCGCTGCAACTGACCCAGCCGGCCATCACCCGGCGTGTGCAGAATTTCGAGGAAGCGCTGGGGGTGGAACTGCTCGACCGCAACACCAAGCCGCTCAAGCCCACCAGCATGGGCCTGCGGGTCTACGGACAGTGCCTGGAAGTGCTGCGCGCGCTCGATGGCCTGAGTGAACTGGTGGCCAATGACGGTGCGCCCAGCGGTGCGCTGCGTATCGGCGTACCGCAGACCATCGGCGATGTGGTGCTGCTCGATGCCCTGAGCCAGTTGAAGACTCTCTACCCGCAGTTGCAGACCTCGGTCGCCACCGGCTGGGGCAGCCACTTGCTGGGCAAGATCGAGAACGGTGAGCTGGACGTGGTGGCGGCACTGTTCCCGGCGGGCAAGGTGTTCCCCGACGGCGTGGTCGGACGCTCGCTGGGCAGCATGAACCTGGTGGTGGTCGCGGCGAAGGGCGAGGTGACCCGGCGTTCGTGCAAGCTGGCCGACCTGTACCAGCGCGGCTGGGTGCTCAACCCCGATGGCTGTGGTTTCCGCGCCGGCCTGCAGCGCGCCCTGAGTGCCCAGGGGCTGTCGTTGCAGATCAACCTGGAAACCTTCGGCACCGAGCTGCAACTGGGATTGATCGCCAATGGCCTGGGATACGGGCTGGTACCGGCACCGCTGCTGGAGAACAGCAGCCACCGCGACAGACTGGAGATCGTGCCGGTGTCCGACTTCAAGCCGGTGATCGACCTGTGGCTGATCCACCCGCGTTTTCTCGGCAACCTGCAGGAGCCGGTGAGCACGTTCGGCGAGATGGTGGCGCAGCGGGTTGGCAAGTCCTGA
- a CDS encoding ABC transporter permease, which yields MPAQDLVSPRTGLRALARWRGWREPALRLASPLVLLLLWELASRSGLLPGRIIAAPSTIGGTLWQMLGSGELGRHLAVSLQRALGGLAIGVSIGTVLALLSGLSRRGELLIDSPVQMLRTLPFLAIVPLFILWFGVGETPKIALIALGTTFPIYLTLFSGIRGLDPKLLEAATLLGLSRRERIWHVILPGALPSFFVGLRYAFGLSWLGLVVVEQINASAGIGYLVNDARDFMRTDVIVICLLIYSVLGLGIDGLVRLLERLSLAWRPSFIRS from the coding sequence ATGCCCGCGCAAGACCTTGTCTCCCCTCGAACCGGCCTGCGTGCATTGGCCCGCTGGAGGGGCTGGCGTGAACCGGCACTGCGCCTGGCCAGTCCCCTGGTGCTGCTGTTGCTCTGGGAGCTGGCATCGCGCAGCGGGCTGTTGCCAGGGCGGATCATCGCCGCGCCCAGTACCATCGGCGGCACCCTGTGGCAGATGCTCGGCAGCGGCGAGTTGGGCCGCCACCTGGCGGTTTCCCTGCAGCGGGCCCTGGGCGGGTTGGCCATCGGTGTCAGCATCGGTACCGTCCTGGCCCTGCTCTCCGGCTTGTCCCGGCGCGGCGAACTGCTGATCGACTCACCGGTGCAGATGCTGCGTACCCTGCCATTTCTCGCCATCGTGCCGCTGTTCATTCTCTGGTTCGGCGTGGGGGAGACCCCGAAGATCGCCCTGATCGCCCTGGGCACCACGTTCCCCATCTACCTCACCCTGTTCTCCGGCATCCGTGGCCTGGATCCCAAGTTGCTCGAGGCGGCGACCCTGCTGGGCCTGTCCCGCCGCGAGCGGATCTGGCACGTGATCCTGCCCGGCGCCTTGCCGTCCTTTTTCGTCGGCCTGCGCTACGCCTTCGGCTTGAGCTGGCTGGGCCTGGTGGTGGTCGAGCAGATCAACGCCAGCGCCGGCATCGGCTACCTGGTCAATGATGCCCGGGACTTCATGCGTACCGATGTGATCGTGATCTGCCTGCTGATCTACAGCGTGCTGGGGCTGGGCATCGATGGCCTGGTGCGCCTGCTCGAACGCCTGTCCCTGGCCTGGCGGCCATCCTTCATCAGGAGCTGA
- a CDS encoding ABC transporter ATP-binding protein gives MTLPLSRPQRPAVECRQVSRRFGGQAVLDALDLDIAPGEFVALLGSSGSGKTTLLRALAGLDRIDEGRLVVPEPLAAVFQEPRLMPWKRAWRNVALGLRGAEPKARALAALAEVGLAHRVGAWPHTLSGGEAQRVALARALVREPKLLLLDEPFAALDALTRIRMHQLIVDLWRAHEPAVLLVTHDVDEAVLLADRVVVLANGRIAEQIPIRLPRPRQVANPTFQALRARLLEQLGVEQPVAAVDDGRLHFLSRIAHR, from the coding sequence ATGACCCTGCCTCTTTCGCGTCCCCAGCGTCCGGCCGTCGAGTGCCGTCAGGTCAGCCGCCGTTTCGGCGGGCAGGCGGTGCTCGATGCCCTTGACCTGGACATCGCTCCGGGCGAGTTCGTCGCCCTGCTGGGCAGCAGCGGTTCGGGCAAGACCACCTTGCTCCGCGCCCTGGCCGGCCTGGATCGTATCGACGAGGGTCGCCTGGTCGTGCCCGAGCCGTTGGCGGCGGTGTTCCAGGAGCCCCGGTTGATGCCGTGGAAACGCGCCTGGCGCAATGTCGCCCTCGGCCTGCGGGGAGCTGAACCGAAAGCCCGGGCCTTGGCGGCCCTGGCGGAAGTCGGGCTGGCGCATCGGGTCGGGGCCTGGCCACACACCCTGTCCGGCGGCGAAGCCCAACGGGTGGCGCTGGCCCGGGCGCTGGTCCGCGAGCCGAAGCTGCTGCTGCTCGATGAACCCTTCGCCGCCCTCGATGCGCTGACGCGGATTCGCATGCACCAATTGATCGTCGACCTGTGGCGCGCCCATGAGCCGGCGGTGCTGCTGGTGACCCATGATGTCGACGAGGCGGTATTGCTGGCCGACCGCGTGGTGGTCCTGGCCAACGGCCGTATCGCCGAGCAGATTCCCATCCGCCTGCCGCGCCCGCGCCAGGTGGCCAACCCGACGTTCCAGGCACTGCGCGCGCGCCTGCTGGAACAGCTCGGCGTCGAACAACCCGTGGCCGCCGTCGATGACGGTCGCCTTCACTTTCTCAGCAGGATCGCCCATCGATGA
- a CDS encoding acyl-CoA dehydrogenase family protein has translation MSPTTVQSRPTHAGPHLDLDSPAFTDLLEQLSQEFAGTAAYYDRHSEFPHANLHRLQEHGLLALTVPRQLGGSEATLAQARRVIGAVARGEPSTALVLVMQYLQHTRLQGNQAWPLHLRQRVAREAVEQGALINALRVEPDLGTPARGGLPGTLARRVEGGWRLEGRKIYSTGIPGLTWLSVWARSDEPEPRVGTWLVHRDTPGIRIEETWDHLGMRATGSHDVVFEDVFVASEFAVDIQPASTPRPSELDSSGVLWLAVLLSSIYDGVARAARDWLVVWLGERTPANLGAPLSSLPRFHELIGRIDALLLANRVLLDAAAEGRIAASEATQVKYLVTGNAISAVELGIEAIGNPGLARGNPLERHYRDVLCSRIHTPQNDAILAAVGRAAFALPARGGQA, from the coding sequence ATGAGTCCAACCACCGTGCAATCGCGCCCGACCCATGCCGGACCGCACCTCGACCTCGACTCACCGGCCTTCACCGACTTGCTGGAGCAACTCAGCCAGGAGTTCGCCGGTACCGCTGCCTATTATGATCGGCACAGCGAGTTCCCCCATGCCAACCTGCATCGCCTGCAGGAGCATGGCCTGCTGGCGCTGACCGTGCCGCGCCAGTTGGGCGGTAGCGAGGCGACCCTGGCCCAGGCACGACGGGTCATCGGCGCGGTGGCCCGGGGCGAGCCGTCGACGGCGCTGGTGCTGGTGATGCAGTACCTGCAGCACACACGCCTGCAGGGCAACCAGGCCTGGCCGCTGCACCTGCGTCAGCGGGTCGCCCGCGAGGCGGTGGAGCAGGGCGCGCTGATCAATGCCCTGCGGGTCGAGCCGGATCTCGGTACTCCGGCTCGCGGTGGTCTGCCCGGTACCCTCGCTCGGCGAGTCGAGGGCGGCTGGCGGCTCGAGGGGCGCAAGATCTACTCCACCGGCATTCCCGGGCTGACCTGGCTGTCGGTTTGGGCCCGCAGTGACGAACCCGAGCCGCGGGTCGGCACCTGGCTGGTGCACCGCGATACGCCGGGTATCCGCATCGAGGAGACCTGGGATCACCTGGGCATGCGTGCCACCGGCAGCCATGACGTGGTGTTCGAGGACGTCTTCGTCGCCAGCGAGTTCGCCGTGGACATCCAGCCCGCCAGCACCCCGCGTCCCTCCGAACTGGACAGCAGCGGCGTGCTCTGGCTGGCGGTGTTGCTGTCGTCGATCTATGACGGCGTGGCCCGCGCGGCCCGCGATTGGCTGGTGGTGTGGCTCGGCGAGCGGACCCCGGCCAACCTGGGGGCGCCGCTGTCGAGCCTGCCGCGTTTCCATGAGTTGATCGGCAGGATCGATGCGCTGTTGCTGGCCAACCGCGTCTTGCTCGACGCTGCCGCCGAAGGGCGGATTGCCGCGAGTGAAGCGACCCAGGTCAAGTACCTGGTGACCGGCAATGCCATCAGCGCGGTGGAGCTGGGTATCGAGGCCATCGGCAACCCCGGCCTGGCCCGCGGCAATCCGCTGGAGCGGCATTATCGCGATGTGTTGTGCAGCCGGATTCATACCCCGCAGAACGACGCGATTCTCGCTGCGGTCGGCCGTGCGGCCTTCGCCTTGCCCGCGCGTGGAGGCCAGGCGTGA
- a CDS encoding NAD(P)-dependent oxidoreductase — MSGARVASQLDASFNAHLRSLGLEVLELPRGLPRELPADVRVLLAAPHAEFRDAPQAPEGWPFGLRFVQLATSGLDYFPRWLFDSLPVASARGVTAESIAEFALAAIFAAAKQLPQIWIDDAANWRQRPLAQVAGSTLGLFGFGSIARALAPKALALGMEVLALRRSPAPLEVPGVQGVADLHELFARSDHLLLAVPATAATRGIIDRDVLGSARSGLHLINIARGSLIDQEALLEALGRGQLSLASLDVSDPEPLPAGHAFYRHPRVRLSPHTSANSPQVYLNLARLLQNNIEREASGLPLDNRVEAERGY; from the coding sequence GTGAGCGGGGCACGCGTCGCCAGTCAGTTGGACGCTTCCTTCAATGCGCACCTGCGCAGCCTGGGGCTGGAGGTGCTGGAACTGCCCCGTGGCCTGCCGCGCGAACTGCCAGCGGATGTTCGGGTGCTGCTAGCGGCGCCCCATGCCGAGTTTCGCGACGCGCCCCAGGCGCCCGAGGGCTGGCCGTTCGGGTTGCGCTTCGTGCAGTTGGCGACTTCCGGGCTGGACTACTTCCCTCGCTGGCTGTTCGACAGCCTGCCGGTGGCCAGTGCCCGCGGTGTTACCGCCGAGAGCATTGCCGAGTTCGCCCTGGCCGCCATCTTCGCGGCGGCCAAGCAGCTGCCGCAGATCTGGATCGACGACGCCGCCAACTGGCGGCAACGGCCGCTGGCCCAGGTCGCGGGCAGTACCCTCGGGCTGTTCGGCTTCGGCAGCATCGCCCGGGCCCTGGCGCCCAAGGCGCTGGCACTGGGCATGGAGGTCCTGGCGCTGAGGCGTTCGCCGGCACCTCTCGAGGTGCCTGGCGTGCAGGGCGTGGCCGATCTGCATGAACTGTTCGCCCGATCCGATCACCTGCTGCTGGCGGTGCCGGCCACCGCCGCGACGCGCGGTATCATCGACCGTGACGTGCTCGGCTCGGCGCGTTCCGGCCTGCACCTGATCAACATCGCCCGTGGCAGCCTGATCGACCAGGAGGCCCTGCTGGAGGCGTTGGGGCGTGGGCAACTGAGCCTCGCCAGCCTGGATGTCAGTGACCCGGAACCGTTGCCTGCCGGGCATGCGTTCTATCGGCATCCCCGCGTTCGCCTGTCACCGCACACCAGCGCCAACTCACCCCAGGTCTACCTGAACCTCGCCCGTCTGTTGCAGAACAACATCGAGCGCGAGGCCAGCGGCCTGCCCCTGGACAACCGCGTGGAGGCCGAACGTGGCTACTGA